One window of Pyxicephalus adspersus chromosome 4, UCB_Pads_2.0, whole genome shotgun sequence genomic DNA carries:
- the LOC140328036 gene encoding zinc finger protein 324B-like, with the protein MEEIRDPGTVTFNDVAVYFSQRDWQLMADWQRKLYRNIMKEIHGALNALGYEIANPGILVRIQQSEELCFSDEFSKEEMSANAWGSRGDVLEEPMADTSDRVLELPHTKPNILLRVKMEGVTSEQSSQTSVPKIEESTESSNMVFNPELALWIKQEEAHSFPEKEDRPQPAVEDVTLHNHLEEPMKVIHGGQPLPKVLVGSLLRYFDEEKERQAQLRGSLPAFVTEPQPLVVTDNRAHHCSIDWGLPSVTATFSERLTTSGVKQYKCSQCEKTFLRSTQLKEHLRTHSGERPYQCQKCPKTFSRSTQLKDHQRTHTGERPFQCTECGKTFTHSSNLIHHRRTHSGEKPHKCHLCPKSFSQNSDLNRHQRTHMAGDHPHQCMRCHRTFIYKSQLRMHSRVHVVEDILRGVERGDGGEDLAFSEPPL; encoded by the exons ATGGAGGAGATTCGGGACCCG GGCACAGTGACATTTAATGATGTGGCTGTCTACTTCTCTCAGCGGGACTGGCAACTGATGGCTGACTGGCAGAGGAAACTCTACCGAAATATCATGAAGGAGATCCATGGAGCGCTCAATGCACTCG GGTATGAGATTGCTAACCCTGGCATCCTGGTGAGGATTCAGCAGTCTGAAGAATTGTGTTTCAGCGATGAATTCAGTAAAGAGGAAATGTCAGCAAATG CCTGGGGTTCACGTGGCGATGTCCTGGAAGAACCCATGGCTGACACTTCTGACCGTGTACTAGAACTGCCACACACTAAACCCAACATCTTACTGCGGGTTAAAATGGAGGGTGTGACCAGCGAGCAGAGCAGCCAGACTTCTGTACCAAAAATAGAAGAAAGCACAGAATCCA GCAACATGGTTTTTAATCCAGAGTTAGCACTATGGATCAAGCAGGAAGAAGCGCATTCATTTCCAGAGAAAGAGGACCGACCACAGCCTGCTGTGGAAG ATGTCACTCTACACAACCATCTTGAGGAACCCATGAAGGTCATACATGGAGGGCAGCCTCTGCCTAAGGTGCTGGTGGGGAGCCTACTTCGGTATTTTGATGAGGAGAAAGAGAGACAGGCTCAGCTAAGGGGATCCTTACCAGCATTCGTGACTGAGCCACAGCCTTTAGTAGTGACAGACAACAGGGCTCACCACTGCTCCATAGACTGGGGTCTCCCCAGTGTAACCGCTACTTTCAGTGAAAGACTGACTACCAGTGGGGTGAAACAGTATAAATGTTCACAATGTGAGAAGACCTTCTTACGTAGCACGCAGCTAAAAGAGCACCTACGCACTCACTCTGGTGAACGACCCTACCAGTGCCAAAAATGCCCAAAGACTTTCAGCAGAAGCACGCAGTTAAAGGATCACCAGCGTACGCACACTGGGGAACGACCCTTCCAGTGTACTGAGTGTGGCAAAACCTTTACACACAGCTCCAACCTCATTCATCACCGTCGGACCCACAGTGGCGAAAAGCCTCACAAATGTCACCTGTGCCCGAAGAGTTTTAGCCAGAATTCGGATCTCAACCGACACCAGCGGACCCACATGGCTGGAGACCACCCGCACCAGTGTATGCGCTGCCATCGGACCTTCATATACAAGTCCCAGTTGCGTATGCACAGTCGGGTACATGTGGTGGAGGACATTCTTCGGGGTGTGGAAAGAGGAGATGGAGGAGAGGACTTGGCCTTCAGTGAACCACCACTCTAA